TGCTTAGCTGGTCCACTAATTGGTATCTCTAATAAGATTTTGGGCATGATTAATATTGGAAccaactatatatataaatatatatttttgctaGCTAACTAGCTGCTCTTGGGCTAGATTCCCTAGCTACCAAGGATACACTAATATTCTCATATCTCATATTCTTTAGATAGAACAGCCAACTCATGAAATTAATTAGTTTGCATGATGCAAAACAATTATTAATGATTAGTTAGtgtcctataattatatatatatgagatattAAAATTTACAGAACTACACATTTTTAAGTAATATGATATCTTTTGAAACAAAAATGATTCAATATGATGTTACATGTACACCATAACACCGTTTGGGTCCTATTGTGTCCCCTGACATTATTCGTATGAACAATATGTAGATTTACATTGTTGTTTTAATCCCAAAATATAAATGAGCTAAGTCATAGTAATCGTCATtttcctttataaaattaaaaacagCAATTCTAATGGCCCTGTTGCTCTACTAAATAACAAGGATGGAGTGGCTGGTAGTGGAGGACAAGTAACAATTTGGGATTGAGCATGCATATTGGTCCCCGCTGTTGACACTGATTTTTGTAGCCAAACATCTCAACCGTGAAACAAATAGTAGCAAAGTTTCATTGGGATGTTTTTGTTCTTGGTGTGACAAATTTCATGATGAGAAAATAGAGAAGCAATTTGGAATTGATTGGAGATAGAATCTGCACAACTTATCAATTTATCTCAATAACATGTTGTCCTGGTCCCATTTGATAAAatgtaccatatatatatatatatatatatattcatcacTACTATTTGTCTTCCATTTAAGATCATGTAGATGAGTATATCACTGCCATAACAAAAATAACCCAGGAAATGATAATTATAACAGTGAGGATCAATAATTGGCTGTAGCATTATATTGTTTATGGAATCATGTAACAAAATCTTTTGAAAAGATGGAGACAAATATTTGTGCTCCAACTTTTTGTCACAATGAACTAAAACCAGGCCACAAGAAGCGGAACAATGGTACCAGATGTCAAAGAGAATGGGTTGGTCTATATGAGCCTAGGTAGaatattttgaattatttgaaattgaatgaACATATATAACAAATTAACAGGCTGATTTTTCGTAGATTGTAAAGATTATGGAATCAAATTCACATGATATAATAGTCTTCCTTtgaaattattccatattcatGGAAATGGTTCTGTGTTTCTTTtgcttaaatattattttttaatgtaaaattCTTTATTCCTATATCCAGTGGTGTGggattaattatttatttgtattgattttaatattttttttttcatatgtgAACTTCTTAATActtaaaaatcaaaataaattatGTCATTAAAAATTCAACTCATTATGTGGTGAATAGATTTTTAATGGAGATCTAAATTTATGTACATTTAATATTTCGTCCCATTAATTAGTCCTCATAAATTTCATTCGAATTCATTGTTGTTGTTTTTATGAACTTTAATGGGATTTAATATCTGATCAAATATCGACTAGTCCGTTATAATCCATCTTTAATTCGATTTTTTCATCACACAAATTAGTTGTAATATTGCATAAACGTTACAGGGTTGATTCCATATCTTTACAAGCATAATATCTGATGACAAAATTTATTGACATCATTATTGAAGTGAAGACATACAATTTTGTTTCTAATGGTAATAATTAAGCAAAAGCATGCCCCATAATTAAATCTCGAGAAATGCTAAGGGGGCATCGTTGGTATCCAACATCATTAAAAAATTGTATATTGTTATTGGTATAATATTAGTTTCatacatttgaatttaaaaaatattattagtatCCTTAACCATAGATAACATGTGAAAAAACTTCATATAATAACATTATATATTTATTCACGGGAACAACACAGAGTATATATGCAATATTTTAGTACAATAATCTATTATAgataattacataagcttaataCTGATCCTACGTAATCAAGTAATTACAAGAAGAAGAGACACTAcacatataatattattttaaattatgtataCGTAATTATCAAAagcattaataaaaaaaaatcctgCAGTTTGGTGCCGGATTTATAACAGCTATACAATATTGGCTTCTCCAGCTTCAATCTTTATtagaatataaataaattaaagttaAATATGTAGAAAAGTACAGCCAAGCCAAGGAGAAGCCGACAAAAGAAACGGTACAGAGAACACAActtgatatttttcttttgtttttttcacCAAGCTTTTAATCTTTTCTTCTGATAATCTCTCTAATCTAGCTCCTTCAAACAATAAAACATGATCATTTTCCTGAAAATTGTATAACCATGTAATATGATCAGATTACAAGAACATGACGGTTGATCAATtacatatattaaattttgttCTATATATGATTATCCACAAAAGCAAATCAACAAaaagatatgtatatatatatatctagttTTATAATTATAGGTACCTATAGATCTTTTGCAATGAAGAATGGCTTCATGAATTGAGCTCTCATTAATGTCTACCACGCACACAGAGCTTGGACCTGGAGATGTTTGAGGTGATGCTATACCATTGCTCCAGCTCCGAACTTCCATTATTCTTCTATCTATATCATCAACCTTGGTACTTTTCTTCGAGCCCACTACTAAACGACGTGTCGTTGGTCTGAGATATTCATAAAACTTTCTCAAGCAGATTTGTTCTGACGACGGCGACTTAGTTCTCCGTCTTCGGAAGAAGCAACAGTAATAAGAACAGCCCATTTGAacatcatcatcaacaacatcaAGACCATTATCAAAACCACTAATATCTTTGAATCTGGAATAATACTCACTACTTGCAGTTGAAGAAACGACAGACATGGCCGAGACGGTGGTACTATTTGAATCTCCGGCAATGGTAGTATTCGCAGTAGTAGCGTTGGGTTTAATAAGGCCATCAGAAAAGAGCTCATCGGCATGAACAAACGTCGGGGATGGAGCAATATTTGGAGTGTTGAAATCAAAACTCTCATCAAATTCAAGGCTGTTTACTATGGAAGGTACTCTTACGTTCGATAACCAACTATCGGAGAAGCTTTCAACGGCTAAAGGTCGAGATGAGGCTGTTTCCATGGGTATATAACACTACTACTTTTGAAGTTAGATAGTTGATCATGTTgtcatatgtatgtatatatatgagtgagtGAAGAAGGAATTAAAAtcctttaaataattttttttatatttatgtgtAATTATTTAATTGTAGTGTGAAAAAGGGACACGTGATTGGGTCTCAAGTTAGAACTTAAAGCAGTAAGAGAGGGTGTCTTTAAGTGCCTACATCGTCTATTCTTTCACGTTCATTCAGGAGACAAATGGAACAAAATTAGCAGTCTCGACAGTATAGCCTTTGTCTTGTTTGAAGATTTTCCTTATCTTACTTATTATTACTTCCTCAAGgttttattattatgtatttatctTTAACTTATAAATACATAAGACATTTTGTGCATATTTATAGACGTAAGATATATATGTCATATAGTTCTAGAAggcttattttataaaaaatctgTGGACTTTATGCAGAAGAATAAAACTATTCAATTATAATATGCACAACACAGGTATAGAAATATGCTTAATTATATATcagatgttttttttttcaagatttatttagtaaatattaTTAGTTTCAAGATTTGATTCTTTGCCATTAAGCATTACGGAAAATTATTAAATATTGTGCAATGAATTGTTCGTATCTCAATTAAAAAAACTCGCATTTCGTTGTTAAGTATAAATTAGTCCATAATTATGATAACTTTTTGTCAATATATATGATTACGAATTGTTAGAGATTTAGAAACTGAGAAGAGTGAAGAAAAATGATCTGATATTGCTTGAGTCTCATTAGAAAGGTCAGAACCTTATATACACAAAAGAATAGGCAGATTACAAAAAGAACAAACAAACAGAATTAGTTAAGTAACTACTAATCAGAACTAACTAAAACTAATTATCCCTTAACAGCCCCCCTCAAACTCAATGTGGATAGTGAAACCACAATGAGTTTGTCTTTGAGATCTGAAAAACGGGAGCTGGAGATAGGTTTAGTTAAGCAATCCGCCACTTGATCTAATGCAGGAACATGTTTGACCACCAGCTGATGTTGAAGAACTTTGTCCCGAACAAAATAAAGATCAATCTCAATATGCTTCGTTCTTGCGTGAAGAACGGGATTAGCAGCCAGCATGACAAAACTGAGATTAGGTAAACACATATGCAGCTCACGAATCATGGACTGAATCCATGATATTTCAGACACAACACTTGCTAAACTCTGAAACTCAGCTTCTGTGGAGGACCTTGAGATTGTAGTTTGTTTCTTTTACTGCCAAGCTACTAAGTTGCC
This genomic interval from Humulus lupulus chromosome 8, drHumLupu1.1, whole genome shotgun sequence contains the following:
- the LOC133793708 gene encoding uncharacterized protein LOC133793708, with protein sequence METASSRPLAVESFSDSWLSNVRVPSIVNSLEFDESFDFNTPNIAPSPTFVHADELFSDGLIKPNATTANTTIAGDSNSTTVSAMSVVSSTASSEYYSRFKDISGFDNGLDVVDDDVQMGCSYYCCFFRRRRTKSPSSEQICLRKFYEYLRPTTRRLVVGSKKSTKVDDIDRRIMEVRSWSNGIASPQTSPGPSSVCVVDINESSIHEAILHCKRSIGK